Proteins from a genomic interval of Hemitrygon akajei unplaced genomic scaffold, sHemAka1.3 Scf000034, whole genome shotgun sequence:
- the LOC140719981 gene encoding zinc-binding protein A33-like, whose protein sequence is MSEQSHSLQSHVTSQFAELHRIITEKEQSLLRDLREEEKRILNSMEKNLREIQENIRFIQEEISKLKEQMDQKDSVMFLKEEARRNRRINDNVQELSVTDETLPVEKFDHLYLLNTVLRETLDAINRVSENERSHGNTKFFQGSTGRSEGGCFPCPAENPCGDICFCRIRVSVTLDVETAYPYLEVSEDRKSVRCTRTRTRRNLPDTGKRFTFWECVLGSEGFTSGRHYWEVEVTGNRLWCLGVAAESVERKGRVSLSPETGFWVIGRDDDVLHRDYDVFYGLPSPESRLPAGPIPGRMGVYLSYESGTVSFYNAEAKSHLHTFTGNKFTGKLYPVFATWDRNQWLRICSGSAPGL, encoded by the exons gaacagtcacacagccttcagtcccacgtcacatcccagtttgctgaactgcaccggattatcactgagaaagagcagagcttactcagggatctcagggaagaagagaagaggattctcaactcaatggagaaaaatcttcgggagattcaagagaatataaggtttattcaggaggaaatctcgaagttaaaggaacagatggatcaaaaagacagtgtgatgtttctcaag gaggaagctcgtcggaacagaag gattaatgacaatgtccaggaattgtcagtgacagatgagaccctaccggttgaaaaattcgatcacctctatttgttgaacacagtgctgagagaaacacttgatgctattaatcgag tttcggagaatgagagatctcatggaaacacaaaattctttcaggggtcaacaggcaggagtgagggaggatgtttcccctgtccagcggaaaacccttgtGGAGACATCTGCTTTTGTCGAATCAGag tctctgtcaccctggatgtggaaacggcgtatccgtatctcgaggtgtctgaggatcggaagagtgtgagatgtaccCGGACCCGaacccggaggaatctccctgacaccgggaagagattcacattctgggaatgtgtgctgggatcggagggattcacatcggggagacattactgggaggtggaggtgacggggaatcggctctggtgtctgggagtcgccgcagagtctgtggagagaaagggacgggtcagtctgagtccggagaccggattctgggtcatcggccGGGAtgatgacgtgttacatcgggattatgacgtgttctatggtctcccctcccccgagtcccgtctccctgccggtcccatccccgggaggatgggagtttatctcagttacgagtccgggacagtttcattttacaacgcggaggccaagtcccatctccacacgttcactgggaataaattcacggggaaactttatcctgtcttcgcgacctgggatagaaaccagtggctgagaatctgctccggttccgctccgggtctgtaa